Proteins from one Acidobacteriota bacterium genomic window:
- a CDS encoding glycosyltransferase family 4 protein — protein MRVLHTDFHRGWGGQAARVLMVCRELKDAGHVATIAAPPGELTRRAREAGLPVDDGFTFAPPARALSFLADGRRLRRLVLGGAFDLLHTHGSQDTWVAASLRAVGALPCAFVATRHNTKRVRFNAANRWLYGRAIDHLVLVSDSVRDNFRPFFESGLLTEDRVSVAHSAYREDLFHERVDAAPVRKALGIEGNGPVIGVLARLVEDKGHTHLFRAFREIRAKHPEAVLLVAGHGPLEGKLRREAEGLGLGESIRFLGFRDDAAVITSLLDVSVLPSIGCDASSASIKEAMAVGTPIVATDVGGAREILKDGVTGLVVPPGDAPALAAAILSVVGDARRARTMGERAREDVRARFGPRILARAELAVYEKVLAARSHTHAPPAPSAARATGGRR, from the coding sequence ATGCGCGTTCTTCACACCGATTTCCATAGAGGATGGGGAGGCCAGGCCGCCCGCGTCCTCATGGTGTGCCGGGAGCTGAAAGACGCGGGGCACGTCGCGACCATCGCGGCCCCCCCGGGGGAGCTGACGCGGCGCGCGCGCGAGGCGGGCCTCCCCGTGGACGACGGGTTCACCTTCGCCCCGCCCGCTCGGGCCCTCTCGTTCCTCGCCGATGGGCGTCGTCTCCGGAGGCTCGTTCTTGGCGGCGCGTTCGATCTCCTCCACACGCACGGGTCGCAGGACACCTGGGTCGCGGCCTCTCTCCGGGCGGTGGGCGCCCTCCCGTGCGCGTTCGTGGCCACGCGGCACAACACCAAGCGGGTCCGCTTCAACGCGGCGAACCGCTGGCTCTACGGCCGCGCCATCGATCATCTCGTTCTGGTCAGCGACAGCGTGCGCGACAACTTCCGCCCCTTCTTCGAGTCCGGCCTCCTCACGGAGGATCGCGTCTCGGTCGCCCACTCGGCGTACCGCGAGGATCTCTTCCACGAGCGGGTCGACGCGGCGCCGGTGCGGAAGGCGCTGGGGATCGAGGGGAACGGGCCGGTCATCGGCGTGCTGGCCCGCCTCGTCGAGGACAAGGGGCACACGCATCTCTTCCGGGCCTTCCGCGAGATCCGGGCGAAGCATCCGGAGGCGGTTCTCCTCGTGGCAGGACATGGGCCGCTCGAGGGGAAGCTGAGGCGCGAGGCCGAGGGGCTGGGCCTCGGTGAGTCGATCCGCTTCCTCGGGTTCCGGGACGACGCCGCGGTGATCACGTCGCTCCTCGACGTCTCCGTCCTCCCCTCGATCGGCTGCGACGCCTCGTCCGCGTCGATCAAGGAGGCAATGGCCGTGGGAACGCCCATCGTCGCGACCGACGTCGGCGGCGCCCGCGAGATCCTGAAGGACGGCGTGACCGGGCTCGTCGTTCCCCCGGGGGACGCCCCCGCCCTCGCGGCGGCCATCCTCTCGGTGGTCGGGGACGCACGGCGCGCGAGAACGATGGGGGAGAGGGCGCGGGAGGACGTGAGGGCGCGGTTCGGCCCGCGGATTCTCGCCCGCGCGGAGCTCGCAGTCTACGAGAAGGTGCTCGCCGCCAGGTCGCACACCCACGCGCCTCCCGCCCCGAGCGCGGCGCGGGCGACGGGAGGGCGGCGTTGA